A window of Eriocheir sinensis breed Jianghai 21 chromosome 39, ASM2467909v1, whole genome shotgun sequence contains these coding sequences:
- the LOC127009127 gene encoding prostatic spermine-binding protein-like, with protein MYAEVLKAEDILSSGYATTASSSPSRPLFQNDDGGNDEDENGDNDEDGDNNEDEDNNEDGDNDEDGDNDEDGDNDEDEDNDENEDRDSDEDNDEDNDEDENNDEDEDNEDGDNDEDEDDEDYNDDDEDSNDNDDKEEDMCEGKS; from the exons ACATTTTGTCCTCGGGCTATGCCACCACAGCCTCCTCAAGCCCCTCGCGTCCCCTCTTTC aaaacgacgacGGAGGCAACGACGAAGACGAAAACGGAGACAACGACGAAGACGGAGACAACAACGAAGACGAAGACAACAACGAAGACGGAGACAACGACGAAGACGGAGACAACGACGAAGACGGAGAcaacgacgaagacgaagacaacgACGAAAACGAAGACAGAGACAGCGACGAAGACAACGACGAAGACAACGACGAAGACGAAAAcaacgacgaagacgaagacaacgAAGACGGAGAcaacgacgaagacgaagacgacgaagactACAATGACGACGACGAAGACAGCAACGACAACGACGACAAAGAGGAAGATATGTGTGAAGGGAAGTCATAG